acgacaaaagataactcgaaatagcggcagcggtgtcggtgtgcgtgtgtatgtgtacgcggctagcggctcttcctatgcagatgctaacggagaatgatacactgaccgataactaagggcaacgaatatataagcctgacgccaaaatgcgcgcaaaattatgaaaaacgcggaaaattggaaaagcgcgggaaaattctgaaaagcgcgggaaatgttcggacaaactgcggcgaaagttattgccgctaattttctgagagctacacttttcacaatttgcacttttttccagctatttttatttataccctaaattggtgctcactacgacgaaagttgggggaattaagttcgcactaattgggtcgacgacgagtattttattgcttgttttttggccaaagcgattcacatataattcgaaatatattatgtttattgtagaattttggttgttagtacatgcaaatttttatttcttggttagaatgctcactatctaccgatttttacacgaatgcaaaaagttgaaagatgggccaaaacacaattgacaaaacgccacagattaactttcaacttttggcactctatacctggatggccgacttgataattgcaacttcctttttgacttccatttggcggcagcagcaaattgagcaattaaatttgccgaaacgtcaggcgcaacttcaagaacggcagaaaatttccagcgacgaaattatagaatttaatttattggccgaaccgacacgaataaattggtttttgttgttattgtttatagtttttcaccgaaaaaaatattaaaactcgcgaactctactgctgatcacgtcggggtcaccatgaaaatttaatactattttgtgtTAACAACacgaaaacttgtgaacgcagtagttcgagacgattttaattgcgaaacttgtcaaaactatgtcgaaagcgcgacgaaaaggagtggctacgatgacgttcgatggatcactaacaattatatttcaataatttctcttagaacctaacttatgttacggtggcgagagacggggcgaattcgcaagagcgaacagacgaaagctttattggctcccgctctcgccctacaactagtgatttaaatacaagcgctgagtgcgcaaacaaaaatatttggactGAAAAGATTTTTCTCTGGGAGTTAGGTTTCCACTTACGTATGTTATACGGGAACAGGTTCGCCAGCTTGCTATTACTTAAAACATGTCAAAAAGCAGATACTCAATTTTGTTAAGAGGGAGTGTTAGTTTCCAATCTTATTTAGTGAGTAATGGCAATGAAGCGAACTCTTTCTTCACCAATTATatctaaaatttgaatattttccaAGTCAAGATTATGTTAATAATTGTTGGCCAATGGCATTGTTCTTTTGTACCCATAAGAAATGAGTATATGGAAAATTTTCTTCACCAATCTAAAGGGTTGTAATATTTTCCCAGTCAAGATTATGTCAATATTCTTATTGGcaacaattttcaacaattttttccAGTTGTGCCAGCTGGCGAAGTTCATGCCAACAGGAGCAGGGGCCGTCGCGATCGAGAGGATACTCCCATTAGCAATGACATGACCGGAGGCAGGACGTGTCTCGACCGAATGGAAGATTCTTTGAGCCACTGCAGCACCAACTATTGCAGCATCAGCCATCAGTCAGTGCCCGTTGTCATTCACGTGGCAATTTTACACCTTCAACAAGCCATTCCCACCGCCCTCATTTGCATCATACCCGCAATTATCATCAAACCCAGCAAAATGGTATTAATTCCGTGCCCGTAGATATTAAGATTCACATAATAATTTCgtagaatttattttgaatactgGATAACCAGGAGAGCCATCGACGAacatcaattaattttttaaaacgccGGTTCTGCAGCTGCTGCGCGGATTAGGTTATAGGTTATTCGCATCAGGCAGCTTGTTAAGAACGGTTGACAATGACACTCTTTGAAAATCAAGTGTATGTGTAAGAGTACtcataaatgttaataaaaaatttgtggTGCTGGTCTAATCTGTGACGGGCGTTTTTGATTGAGATAAAAATTAGGCATAGGTCATACCAACTTTTGGCTTTTATAGCTTGATGCCGGCATATTATGATAAAACTGGCACAATAAAACCTTCTTCAGATCCCATGTCAACAGCTTTTGTCTAGCTGTTAGATTTGAATTGGGTTGGACGAACTGCATTTGGTTGCTAAAACTTCGCCGTAGACAGGCATGCGTTCAGATAAGAGATTCTTTCGACGATTCTTCAAATTCCAAACATTTTTGGACATACCTTAGTTTAAGAACTGCATAGCGTggtaaaatttttcaatttctgtGATTAATGGTCGCGGTGAACCTTCAATGATTGCAATTTCATCTTCAAGCAGACTGCATCAAGAcccataaattaaatttagatagatataatattaattctcaaaaaaatatataaatgcattaataACCAGCTGGGaatgacatttaaaaattattgagcTGTGAAATGGCATACAATAGAAACAACAGAGAGGAGCTTGACTTTGTTGATAGCCTGAGGTCGTTGCCTGACATCAGTTTGATATTTTTGGCCGATTAGTTTTGGCTATAAATGCCCTGATCGCTGCCTGCATTTCATTCACATTGTCGTATACCCTAAATTACTTTAATCCGCAAATATGGATGAAGCCCAAGGCTCCAGGGAAAGACATTAGTTTAGTTAAGTACAGCGCCAAAGGAGAAAATATGAGTGTTCCTAGATCCATTACATATTGAATTTGCCTAAACGATCCAGTAATTCAAAAAGCTCACCATAAACTGCAAAGTGGAGTCCAAGACCTCTGGCCAGCGGGATCAGTGGGGAAAGGGGGTGGAGTTCCCCATTTCCTGCATCGCATTGTCCGTGGGTCTGGGCAATGTCTGGCGCTTTCCCTTCATTGCCCTGGAGAAAGGGGAGGAGCTTTTCTGATACCATATATGATACTGCTCCTGTTGATCGGCAGACCAGTATACTACCTGGAGGTGATCATTGGCCAGTTTTCCAGTAGTGGTTGCATCAAGGCCTTCGATATGGTTGCTATTATGAAAGGTAAGTTCAAATGGTTGAAATTGtgtattcatttaattaaaaaaaattaatttttaaaaaattaattgatcaTATTGagattgaattttaataaaacttagccataaaattgtttgaaaaaatgtatgaatGTGATAATTTGCAACTggggttatattttgttaaaaatgtttaaaaacataaatctattatgtatttaagttaaaaaaatgataaaaatcacaaactatttaacttaatggaacatttgtttaaaacgctgaaaaaatttacattaagaaatgtaatttcagttccaacaaaattgaaaaaattactaTGTTGATCATATTgagatttaatttcaaaagaaaaagtcataaaatcgttaggaaataaaaaaaaaaaagtgataagaaagtataaaaaataaaagtatttttaaagttctaaatgttaaagttaaaaaattataaaattcactGTTTTCTTAACTTTagggtacatttttttaaacgctGTGTaagaaaagtatattttaattaatttaaaacaaagaaaggaaattaaatgttcttgaaaacattaaaattataattgactggcgtatatgtttaaaaccattgaagctatgatgacttgcagctcaattttttgacttgattttaacaaaattaaaagcgtagttctgaactgacaaactattaaatagtcaaaaagaatttctaaaaaatattacaaaacaaaatatttatgtttttacaatttttttttttaatatttgtgctGTTTCTATGGTAGCTTTAtgttaaagtcgtccgattttgatgaaatttaagccgtaattctgaaatatttaaccattaatatatgtcgaagaactaaaaaaaaaaatttaaaaacagcaaagctatcatttttttcatttatttttccgattgttcctatgggtcctttattttatagtcttccgatccggctcgttccgtcTTGTATACTACCTgtaatagaaaaacaacttttgggaaagtttcaagtAGATAGCTTTAGAGACTAGTTTGCCTAGAAACGGATGCtattgatgctgatcaaaaactTACATTAGGAAAAGTTAACTTTAAAAGAATTCGATTCAGTTTCaacaaaattggaaaaattacTATGTTGATCATACTgagattttatttcaataaaagaaagtcataaaatcgtttgtaaaaaaaataaaagaaagtgataggaaaatatacataagataaatatttttaaatgataaagttcaaaagtaataaaactcgctattttcttaacttaacttaattcAGAGTCTACACAATGtataagaaaatttttttttaagtaattaaaataaaataagcaacACGTTTTGTAACACAGTGAAAGCAAAAGCGTTAAAGGTTTATAACCCATTATGGCCAGGTATATTCCACCGCGATGGCTACCACCTACTATGCCTGTATTATGGTATTGACCATTCGGTATTTGGTGGCCAGTTTTAGTGAGGTCCTGTCCTGGACTTGTTGCCTGGTGGAAAGGGGCAGCAGCTGTGTGGCCACAGGAGATTCCAATGATACGTCTATTGGCAGGGTGTGTTCTTCACGGAGCTGCTCTTCACGTAAATTTGAAGGAATAAAGTGCCCTTCATAACAATTAACTAACCTCCCATCCTATACAGATAAACTGTACTCAGGGAACCCTAAACTTTGGAGGACAATGGTCTAGGAACTTTCAGCTGGGATCTGGTATTGTTTATCTTAGCCACTTGGGTTATCATCGGAACAATTTTGTCTAAAGGCTCAAGGAGCTCAGGCAAAGCTTCTTATATTCTGGCCCTGTTTCCCTAGGTGTTCTAAGTCATTTTGATCCGCGTTGTTACATTGCCAGGTGCCTGGCATAGATTTGTGTATTTCCTAAAGCCACATGCTGAATTTACATGTTTGGTAAGCGGCCATCACCCAAATGTTCTTCTCGTTGGCCGCTTGCTTTGACACCCAATTTATGTACGACTCCTTCAATGAATTCAACAAGAATGTGCACAAGTAAGCTACTCAAATAGCATTTAAATGTCTGATTTAttagctttaatatttttagagaCGTGATTATAATCACCACCATAGATTCGATAACTTCCATCTTGGCTGGCTgtataatctttaaaattttggcaACCTGGCTCATGAGACCAAGTAATTACATGGGCGGCTTGTTTGTTCATATGTACTATACAGACTGTCTACGTCACTGattagatttaattaaaaagcgcCGACTGTCTAAAGCTGGGTACTCGTAGTCCCTAATATTGACGGATCTTGTACCAAATATTATCTAAAACCCCATTAGGCAGATCGAACTTAGAACTGAGAACTTACTCGGAAAGCGCACTAACAGCAACTGAATGGTAATTTTACCCACAGACGATGTGCATCAGAGAGCGAAACCACGTTCTACTTTCGCCCCCCAATTTGCAGGCCTTCCGTTTCTTCCAAAGCTTCGCATTAGTTGATAGTGCTCATTTGTTTTCATACTCCCATCCTAAGCAAAGTAGCCTGGAAAACACCGGGTACAGTGgtaaaagtaatatttataGTGGGCTATGCCTTATCATTCAGTATACTTCACAGGTCGAAGCAGttcaaaataaagtattttggTACCTCTTACATCTTGAATCATTAaggccaaatttttttttatattttttcgttttgttgatCAAAATATAATCGGTTACAATTTCAACACTTTTTCTACAGCAAAACAGCATCATGTCGGCTCCAGTTCGTGGTAAGATTTGAATTTCGGTATTGAGGTATGGCTAATGGACCTCTGATTTCTTTGATAGGTAATAAGGCCTCAAAGCTGAGGTCCGAGGAAAAAGTTGAAAAGCCTGCATTCATTGGACCTTCTTGGGTGATTAGGGGTGAATCATTTTACCGTGGTACTTGTGAAtgctaaacattttccatAGGCTCTTACTTCCACCCGAGGCAGAGCCTTTAATCGTGGCTCCGAACCCACCAGTCGCGATACCAGTCGCATCCCGACCATCCTTAGACCCAGATCAATCCCGACCAGTCGCATACCTATCCGCAGGCTTGCGGGTGACCCGAAGAGAAACACTTCCCCAATTCGGGCCACTCCCTTGGAGGCAGTAACCAGTGCCAGTGCGTGTTCCTTGCCCTTGCTTCTAGCCTCCAAGAATACAATGGGCGATCATGAACGTAAACCTGAAGTGGACAAGGACTCTGTCAAGCGGACTAAATGTTTGCCGCGCCCAAGGGCTAAGTCAACGACGGAAGCTGGTGAGTAGCTGCTGACTCAATTCccgatttgaaaaatttaatctgTCTCCTGACCCTCAGTATCCCAGCCGTTTTCGAGAAAGTAAAATTGCATCACTGGGTAATCGAGTTGAACAAGGTGCGAGGCTTGGAGATGCAGCACAAGAAGCTGGATAATTTGCAGTCGGAGTTAATGCACAAAATCCGCACCTTGGCACCCCAAAAGCTTCAAGGAGTCTACAAGTTTGTGGCCGTGGTGGTGAACGAGAAGTGCAAAGTCGTGGTTCACGCCGACGATCTGCACCGATTGCCCAAAAATCTGCGTGAGTATATAGCAAATGCTATTAATTCTCTTTTATCTCGTTCCTATTACTTAACATGTCCAAAAGTAAgcaatcttaatttttaaccaaCCTTATTAGCAGCTTTCAAAAATTGGGCTGTAAGTACAACACTTATACGAATTGctagatttaaaattaaaaatttattgttgttaaTTGGATTGGCTTCTACTTGTTTTTAGTccattatataaatatacaaaatgttttaagttataatatattttcaaaatgaattCCGAAAATAGTcgattgaaaaattacaaaaacaagaaagaaagcaagccgaagtttatatacccttgcagctattgcaagaattaaatattttttaaaacattaaaattatgatttacttgcgcatacgtttaaaatattgaagctatgatgatttgctgctcaattattagttattttatatatttttattatttctatgggagctatatggtatagtcgtccgattttgatgagatttaaaccgtaattctaaaatatttaacc
This region of Drosophila gunungcola strain Sukarami unplaced genomic scaffold, Dgunungcola_SK_2 000143F, whole genome shotgun sequence genomic DNA includes:
- the LOC128265631 gene encoding uncharacterized protein LOC128265631 isoform X8 — encoded protein: MSAPVRGNKASKLRSEEKVEKPAFIGPSWALTSTRGRAFNRGSEPTSRDTSRIPTILRPRSIPTSRIPIRRLAGDPKRNTSPIRATPLEAVTSAITSASACSLPLLLASENTVGDHERKPEVDKDSVKRTKCLPRPRAKSTTEAVSQPFSRK